DNA sequence from the Pirellulales bacterium genome:
CGAGCGCGTGATCATGGCCTGCACGTTCCGCTGCTTCTGCGACATGCGCCGCAGCAGATCGATGCCCTGCGTCGAGAATTCGCTGATCATCCGCCGCGCGTCGCCGCCGGGGTGCAACGCGATGCCGCTGAAGAAATCGTGTTCGCCCACGCGCTGCGGCAATGTGTCGACGTAGAGCCGAAAACCGAGGTTGGCGGGCACGGCGGCATACCGCTCGAAAATCAGCCCGCGCGGAGTCATCGCGCGGTCGGCCAGCGACTCGCCCAGCCGCTGCGCAAGCTGCGAGGTCGAGAGATTGAGATCGCCAATCTGGCCGTCGGGCAGGCTGCCGAAGACTTTTCGCACTTGCCAGGCCGGCAGGCCCATCTGGCCGATCTGCTCCGGGAAGCAGGTCGGATCGGCCGCTTGCTCGACGGCCCCCAGCACGATTTGGTTCATCAGATGGGCCGCCGGCCTTTCGCCTTTCAAGCTGGCGGCGTGCGTGACGACGATCTCCGGCCGCCAGCAGCGAATCTGCTCGACGACCTGCGCCTGCACCCGGTCGATTCCGTCCCCGTCGTTGAGCCGGTTCCACGACTCGACAATCTGTTCGGCCGTGCGAGCGATCTCCGGGGGCGAAGAGGGAAAGTTCCAGGCCGTCTGAGCGTGGCTGGCGCCGGCCTCGACCAGCGCCGCGTGACTGCGTTCGGTCAGACTTTGCGAGGCGGAGCCGGCATCCGCGTCGCTCCGCATCAAAAGCTGCACCGCGCCCAGATAGCCCTCGTTTCCGGAAAGCCGCGCCGCCAGCTCCAGCGGAACGTCTTCGGCCCGCCCGTAGAGTGCCAGCCAGGCGGCGCGCGTGCCGCCGGAATGCTGCCGTTGCCAGGTACGCCCACCGTCGATCGTGCCCAGGATCGTACCCAGCGCGCCGACGGCCCAGCCGTGCAAATTGTCGCTGAAGGCCAACGCACGCAGCGGCAAGGTCTGTCCGGTATCGAACGCCTGCCAGGTTTTTCCACCGTCGGGGCTGGTCAGAACCTTGCTGCCGGGAGAACCCGCGATCCAGAGGCGCGAGCCGCGGATCTCCAGCGCGTGCCAGTCGAAATCGGCTCCGATCTCGGCAGCCGGATCGCCGGCGGGAAGTTGCCAGCTCGCGCCCAGGTCGGCCGTGGTCAACACCAGGCCGCCGTCGCCCACCAGCCAGCCTTCTTTCTCGCCCGAAAACTTCAGCCGGTTCAGGCCGCGCAGACCGAAGCCCGGCGTGCGGGCAGGCTGCAATGCTCGCCGGCGGACCGCCGCCAGCGTACCGGCGCGTCCGGCGGCCGCGCCGTTGTGCGGATCCACAAAGTCGGCGGCCAGCCACCCCGGCCCATCCATTCCCAGCATCGGGTCCCAAGTGCGTCCGCCGTTGTCGGTGACGAATACGCCGCTGGGAAAAAGCGCCGACGGTTCGCCGCAGGCCCATCCGACGTTGCCGCTGAAAAACTTGACGCGTTTCAGCGACGGCAGCATCAGGCCTTTGTCTTGGGCCCAGGTCCGCCCGCCGTCGCGCGTGCGCAGCAGCACGCCGCGGCTGGTGTGCGTATAGGGATGGAACCAGCCGCCGGCGGCCCAGCCGCTTTCGGCGTTCAGAAAATGGATGCTCGTCAAGCGGCAAGCCAGGCCGGTCGATTGTGCCCGCCAGTGCTTGCCGCCGTCGATGGTGGCCCAGATCACTCCCCGGTCGCCGGCCGCCCAGCCGTGCTGCGCGTCGACGAAGGCGACATCGGTCAGTTCGGCGTCTTCCTGCATTTCTCGCAGCCAGGGAGGCGGCTGGTCCGAGGCACCGGCCGGCCCTGCCGCGCACGCGAACAAGCAGGCCCCAAGTGAGACGCGGCAACAAAGCACGAAAAATCGCCGCCCGAGCTGGCCATCCATGGCTTCTTTCCTTTTCCGAGACGGTTGGAACCGCCCCGATTCTAGCCGACACGCGGCGGCGCACCTACGCGGCTTTTTGCAAAGGATTAACTCTTCTGGGCACGTGGTCGTAAGGTGGGACAAGCGAGCTTGCGAGCGCCGGCCCACCGTGTTGGACGTCGCTTTCGGTGGGCCGGCGCTCGCCAGCTCGCTTGTCCCACCTTACGCTTCGCCGGAACAAAAACCGTTTAAGCAAAATACCGCCAACCCATGCAAAAGCCCAAGTTTTCACCGGCCCAGGCTCTGCCCCAGCCACCGCCATTTGTCTCAGCAACCACGGTTCCCAAGGGTTGAAGAGTCGCCTGCCCTACCTACAATCAAACATCTCAGTGCCAGACCTTAACTTGCAGTCGCCGGCCGTTGCCGGCAGAGGAGAAAACCATCGTGAGCGCAAACTTGATCCGTTCGTTCTGGTGGGCGGTGTTGGCCGCCGGGGTCGGTTCGTCGGCCCTGCGCGCCGACGATTGGCCGCAGTGGCGTGGCCCGACGCGAGACGGCGTCTGGCACGAGACGGGCCTCGTCGAAAAGTTTGATGCTTCGCACATCAAGCCGCGCTGGCGGGTGCCGATTTCCAGCGGCTACAGCGGACCCACCGTCGCCGACGGCCGCGTCTTTGTCACCGACCGCGTGGCCGAACCCAAGCAGATCGAGCGGGTCCACTGCTTCGATTGGAAGACCGGCGAAAAAATCTGGTCGCACGCCTACGACTGCGAGTATCGCGACGTCGGCTATACCGCCGGCCCGCGGGCAGCGGTCGCCATCGACGAAGGGCGCGTGTATTCGCTGGGCGCCATGGGCCACTTCTTCTGCTTCGACGCGGCCAGCGGCAAAATTCTTTGGAAGCTCGATCTCGACCGCGAATACCGAATTCGCATGCCCATCTGGGGGCTGGCCGCCTCGCCGTTGATCGAAAACGACCTTGTGATCCTGCAAGTCGGCGGCGAAAACGCTTGCCTGGTGGCGTTGGACAAGGTCACGGGCAAAAAACGTTGGCGGGCCATGCAAGACGACGCCTCGTATGCCGCCCCGATCGTGATCGAGCAGGCCGGCCGCCGCGTGCTGGTCTGCTGGACCGGCCAACACGTGGCCGGACTCGATCCGCCCACCGGCAAAGTGCTGTGGGCCTACCCCTTTCCGCCGTCGAAGATGGTGCTGGCCATCTCCACGCCCGTCGTCGAAGGCGATCACCTGTTTGTCACCGCGTTTTACGACGGCTCGCTCATGCTGCGGCTGGACGAAAAGAAGCCCGCCGTCGAAAAAATCTGGCGGCGCGTCGGCCTCAGCGAGCAGCATACCGACAGTCTGCAATCGCTGATCGGCACGCCGTACATGAAAGACAACTTCGTGTATGGCGTCGACAGCTACGGGGAGCTGCGCTGCCTGGAGGGCGACACGGGCGACCGCCTGTGGGAAAGCCTCGACCCAATTCCGCCCGAATTCCAAGACAACCCTCGGCTGCGGCGGTGGTTCAACATTCACATGGTCGAAAACCACGGCAAGATTTGGATGTTCACCGAACGTGGCGAGCTACTGATCACCAAGCTTTCGCCTAAAGGCTACGAGGAGATCAGCCGAGCGAAGCTCATCGAACCCACGCGCGAGCAGCTCAACGAGCGGGGCGGCGTTTGCTGGTCGCATCCGGCGTTCGCCTACCGCCACGTGTTTGCCCGCAACGACGAGGAGCTGTTGGCCGCGGATTTATCGGCCGAATCGCGGTAACATCGGTATGCCCACCCCCTTTCATCGCCGGGACGTGCGTTTCGAAAGCCAGGGACTTTCGTGTGCCGCCTGGTACTACGTGCCGGCCGATCTGGCGCCCGGCGAGCGGCGAGCGGCGATCGTCATGGCCCACGGCTGGTCGGGCGTGAAAGAGATGTGCCTGGCGAACTTCGCCGATGCCTTCGCCGCGGCGGGCTTCGTCGTGCTGGTGTTCGATTATCGCTATCTGGGCGGCAGCCAAGGGGAACCGCGCGGCCAGATTCTGCCCGACGAGCAACGCCGCGATTACCAAAACGCCATCACGTGGGTCGCCTCGCAACCCGAGGTCGATCCCGAACGCATCGGCCTGTTTGGCACGTCCTACAGCGGCGGGCACGTGCTGGTGGTGGCCGCCGAAGACCGCCGCGTCAAAGCGGTGGTCGCGCATGTGCCGGCCGTCGGCGTGCGTTCGACGACGCTGCGCTGGCTGCGCCGCGGCATGTTCAGCGAAGTGTGGCACGCGGCAAGGCTGATCGTGCGGCAACTGCTGCTGCCTGGCCAAACGTTGATGATTCCGGTCGTCAGTGCCGGCGGCGGCCCGGCCACACTGCCCGGCAAGGAAGCGTGGCAGTGGAAGCAGCGGACGGCGAAGCTGGCGCCCGCATGGAAGAACGAGGTGACGGTGCGTTCGGTGATCGCGGGGTTGCGCGATTCGGTGCGGCCTGTCATCCCGCGGATTGCGCCGACGCCGCTGTTGATGGTCGTGGCCAGCCGCGACCACTATTGTTTCACCGACGAGCAGCTTCGCGCCTTCGCCACGGCCGGCGAGCCGAAAAAGCTGTTGCAGGTCGAGGGCGGCCATTTCGATTTCTATGAAGAGCCGGGACTGGCTCAAGTATTGCCCGCCCAGGTAGAGTGGTTCACGCGGCATCTGCCCGCCAAGACAACAAGGCACCCAGACGAACCTTGAACGTCCGGCTTGCTGAAGAGACGGGCAAGTTCACTTGAAAGGTCCGACGACCATGTACGACAAACAGGCTTTGATGACCCTGGTGCGCGACAAGGCGCTGAAGTTCGGCGATTTCACGCTCGCCTCCGGCAAGAAAGCAAGCTATTACCTCGACGGCAAACAGGTGACGCTCGATGCCGCCGGCGCCCGGCTCGTGGGCGAAGGGATTCTCGACCTGCTGGCCGGCGACCTTCCGGCTGCCGTCGGCGGCATGTCCATCGGGGCCGATCCGATCACCGCCGCGGTCGTCACCATAGCGGGCGTGCGCGGGCTGCCGCTGGCGGGCTTCTTGGTCCGCAAAGAGGCCAAGGGACATGGAACGCAGCGTTTTATCGAAGGTCCCGTGCAGCCGGGCGACCGCGTGGCCATCGTCGAAGATGTGGTGACGACGGGCGGCTCGTCGCTCTTGGCCATCGAGCGGGCCGAAGAGTTTGGCCTGGTGGTGACGCGCGTCATCGCCATCATCGACCGGATGGAAGCCGGAGCCGCCGCCTTTGCGAAGCGCGGCTACCTCTTCAGCAGTCTGCTGACGATCGAAGACTTCGGCATTTCGCCACCGTAAGCCGCGTGCGTCCGCATCACTGGCAGCGATCCGGTGGCGAGTTCCCGCCTCCAGACGCCACCGCGCCTCTGGGCTGTTGTCGCTCGACGGCAAGAAAGTCGTTCATGGGGCTTCGCTCGGCTTTGTTACGCCAAGTTGCTCACTCACGCTATTCGCGATGTGAGCATAGGCTCCCAGTTGATTCTCCCAAGTGACTCGATTCGAGTGAACCTGAAATGACCATTGGTCGAGGGTAACCGAGAAGGCATCAAACCGGGTCAAGACGCACCAATAGTGTGTTACATCATCCGGTGCCGTGATAGGAAAATTGACAAGATTTGTCACAGTTGCCTGCATCTGCAACTGTTGCAGTCCTTCCCCGAATTGATTCTTCGCGGTACCGGATTCTGCCGTTAACTGATTGATAACAATATCTTGCCGACCCGCTTGGTGAAGTGCCCTAACCCAAGGACGATCTTGATAAGCCAGGTAGTATTTGGGCTCGTCGTCGTAGACATGGAGAAAATAACGGCCGTTCGAGTCCCGATCCCCCAAAGCCAATGGCACCAAGCATGTGAGTCGTATCAGGTCGGCAATCAATTGGCCCTGATAGGATGCCTTATTCGTGGCATGACGCTGGAGGGAGGACTTGTTGCGGTAGAACTTTGCTTCCACCCAATTGTGGTGCCGCCAACCGTAATTGCCAAGCCTCCGGTTCGCGACCATCAACCGCCGAGTATTGACGTAAAGATCGACACGACGCGGTAACGCCGGATCGTACCGCCGTTCTGCCTGCAGATGCTGTATCGGATGGCCAACGTTTCTGCCATTCAGCTCTTGCAATATCGCCATGCTTAGGACGCCAATGATGCCAGCCTCGTACTGCTGAACAGCGTAGTGGTTTCCCAAGAGCAATTCGGGCAGCGCAACAAATGCCTGTTCGATGATCATCGGACATGTTGAACGTGTCGTGAAGGTACGCTCACGGACAATTCGCCAATTCCCTTGAAAGTCACCGAGCCATCAACGGGGTTGGCTTCGCCTGTGATCTCTATCCTCGCTGGCGAAAAACCTGGTATCACAAGAGTGTATGTTTCGCCCGGCATGAGCCCTGTGTTGTTTGGCGGTCGAAGTACTCCGCTCCACCCAACGTTTCCCGCCGACGGACCCGTGATAGGAACGGAACTGTCGACCTCGACGTTAGCGCGAATCACCTGGCCAGCCTGTCGGATTTCGGCGTTCTTGAATACTGCCACTGCTCTTCTCCTTGATCGGCACCGGTGCCCATGGCAATTCTACTGCGATCGACTTCGATCTAGCAAGCTTGAGTTCGCCAAACCTCTGATTGACTTTCCCGACGTCCGCCGTAGCGTCATCGGCGGCAGCACCGGCCACAGAGTCGCCGAAGCGGCGGTGACGGTAGATGTATAGCCCGTCGCTCTCCTCGACGAACTCATAGTAACGAGGGAAGCTCTCGATGACCTCCAACGGCCAGCAGTCGGTGTTGCTGTCGATGGCCTCGCGATGCTCTTCCAACGTTTTGCGGAGGAACAGCCACTTGATGCGCCCGTCGCGCAAACGTTCGACCAGCGGCGCGGCGTCGAGCGTTCCGTTGTCGACGAGCAACATGTAGAGAAACGAATCGTTCAACCAGGGACGGTGGCCGGCGGCCAGCGCCACCTGCACCATGCGTCCATCGGCCAACAGGCCGACGTCGGACGTTTCACCGGCCAGCCAGCGCTGGGCCGTTTCGTAAGACGGCGATTCCTTGGTCGGCGAGCGGCCGCGCCGCCGAATCTCGCGGAGATGCGGCACCGCCAGAACAACGGCCAACAGGCCGACGGCCAGCCGCGTGCGACGCGCGTCGAGCGTCCAGAGCCAGGCCGCTCCGTCGACCACAATGGCCAGAGCGGCCAAAAGCGCCGTTTCTAAAAAGTAATTGATCTCCGAGCCGCGCTTGCAGACCAGTACGGCCGACATCGCCAGGCTGAGCACAAACCCCAAACCGAAGAGCGACTGTGCGAAACGTTGCGGCGAAGCGACGAACCGCCAGGCCACCACCATCAGTGCCCCCACGGCCAGCGGCGAAAGCAAGAATTGGTGGGTGAAGAGATAGCCCCGCCAGAGATACATGGGGTTGCGGTTGCCCAGCAACACGCCCGACAGGAAAAAGCCGTCGCTGGCCCAGTGGACCGCGCCCCACGCGACGGCCCCCAGCCCAGCCACCAGACTCACGAAAAAACCGGCATCGCGCCAGCGGCGGGTGGCCGCGAGGTGCGCCGCGATGGGCAGAGCGTTCAAGGCCACGGTCGGCTTGACCAGCGATCCGGCCGCGATGGCCAGCGCCGAAGCGGCCAGACGCCGGCGGCCCGGCCCCACGGCCAGATAAGCGGCGGCGGAAAAGGCGATCGCCAGCATATCGACCCGCGCGTACGGCAGCCACTCGCTGACCGGCAACGACACCAAAAACAAGATCGCCGCCAGCAGGCCCAGGTCGAAGTTTCTCGTCTGCCGCCCCGCGGCCAACGCGGCCAACGCCGCCGCCGCCAGCGCCGCAACGAGCGATACCAGTCTGCCGGGCACCAGGCTGTTCCGCCATCCGCCCGCCTCCGCCACGGCGTTGATAGCCCAATAGTAGGCCGGGCCGTAACAGGTCAGTGCGTAGGGCGGCTCGCTCAGCCAGGACGCGGACACCGGATCCGTGCGCATCCGTTCGGCCAGGGCGACGATCGGTCCTTCACCGTAGCTGCGATGGCGGTGAAACACCCGGTACGTCTGAAACGCCGCGATGGCCGCGACGCAGAGCAACAAGGCGGTGCGGACGGCGAGTTTTAGGATGCGGTCCATGCCAATGAAGTTGTTTTATTGCCGTGACGGCCTGGGAAGGCCATCCTCCTAGAACTCCCTCGCGGCCGGTGACGACGCGAGCTGCCGGCCGTACTTTCGATGGCGGTAGATATAGAGTCCCTGCTCTTCGGCCACCGGCTCATAGAACCGCGGCAGGGCCTCGATCACTTCCGGGGGCCAGGAATGCGTGTCGCGTTCGATGGTGCCCAGATGATAGGGAAGCGTGCGGTGGAAAAAGAGCCACTTGATACGCCCGTCGCGCATTCGCTCCATCAAGGGCGACGACTCGAGCGTGCCGTTGCCGACCATCATTGTGTAAAGATAGGGATCGTTCACAAGCGGCCGGTGGCCGGCTTCCAACACCATGTCGATCACTTTCGCGTCGGCCAACAGGCCCACGTCGGCAGGCTCGTCGGCCAACCATTGCCGCACCAGTGCGAACCACGTCGGCCGCGCCGGCAGCGAGCGATAAACGGCCCTGACTTCACGGGCACTGGGCACCGCGATCAGGGCGGCCAAAACGGCCATCGCCGCCATGGCGCGACGCGCGTCGAGTTCGAGCAACCGCGGCAGGCCATCGACGGCGATGGCCAGGCTGGCCAAGAGGGCCGGTTCCAAAAAATAGTTGATCTCGGCGCCGCGCTTGGCGCAGAGCAGCGCCGAAATGGCGAAGTTGATCGCGAAGCCCAGGCTGAACAGCGACTGCATGAATCGCCGCGGCGACGAGAGCACCAACCAGGTGGCCGTCAGAAACGCGCCGGTGGCCAGTGGCGTTGGCAAGAATTCGTAACTCGTGGCGTAGCCCTTCCACAGCGACATGGGGTTGATGTTGCCGAGCAGGACCGCCGTCAGGAAAAACCCGCCCGTCGCCCATTGCACCGCGGCCCAGGCCGCCACGCCCAGCGAGACCACCCAGGCGGCGAACCATGCCGCCTCACGATACCGCCGTGTGGCCAGCAGATGCGCGAAAATAGGAACGGCGGTCAGGGCGGCCGTCGGCTTGGCCAACGAGCCGGCCGCCACGCACACCGCGGCCACGACGATGCTCCGCACGTCACGCCCCACCGCCCAGTAAGCGGCCGCGGAAAACATCACCGCCAGCGTGTCGACCCGCGCGAAAGGAAGCCAGTCGACGAAGGGGAGCGAAACGAGAAACATCGACGCGGCCAACAGGCCGATTTCGCTGCTGCGGGTGTGCCGCCGCGCGGTCAGGCCGGCCAGCGCGGCCGTGGCCAGGCCGCACGCCAGGGCGACGATGCGGCCGGGAATAAAGCTGTGCTGCCAACCGCTGAGTCGGACCACCAGGTTGGTGACCCAATAATAGGCCGGTCCGTAGCAACTCAAACCGTAGGGCAGCTCCCGCATCCAGGAAGCCGACACCGGTTCCGCTCGCATTCGTTCGCACATGGCCAAAATGGGGCCTTCGCCGTAGGTGCGCCTCGTCAGGTCGAAGATCAAGCACGTTTCATGGACGATCGCGGCGGCGATCGCCAGCGAGATGGCGAGACGCGCGACGAGCTTCACGGCCGGCGGCGCCGACCAGGCGGAGTGCCGCGAGTCGTTATCCGCCACGGCTGCTAGGCTGCTTTCCATAACCGCACCGATGCGCTAAAGGCTCCTTCCAAACGCTGGGTGTTCTAACCGAAGTCGAGCGCCGCGGCCAAGAGCAATGATTAGCTTGCGCGTTTAACTGTAGGGTGGGACCAGCGAGCTTGCGAGCGCCGGCCCACCGTAAGCGACGTCGTAAAAAAACGACGCCGTCAAACGGTGGGCCGGCGCTCGCAAGCTCGCTGGTCCCACCTTACTTTGATGGCGCAAACCGTTCCGAAACGCTTCAAGTTACGGCACGCCGTAGAGAATCAACTTTTCGCTGTGGGCGACGACCGGCAACTGCAACTTCCATTCGCGGCCGGTGAGGACGTTGGTGAAACCGAACTCACGGCCGAGCCGGCGCCAATCGGCCGTGTCGCGCGCTTGCCAAAGCTCAAAACCGCTGTGCTCCATCAAGCCGCCCCAATTCTGCCACCACTGCGGACGGGGCGTGAGGATGTCGTCGCCGTAAACCCGCTTGACGATGTGGTTCATCGCCGGCCCCGACTCCGGAACGTAGGTGATCTGGTTCATCGCCTCGCCGTTGAGCAGCACCGCGCGGCGCGTGCGCAACTGCACCAGCCACATGCGCGGAACGACGAGCAACATGCCCGATCGTTGCCGCGCAGCCACGATGACCGGGTCGTTCTCGGCCACGTCGAACAGCCGAAAGCCCGCCTGCGCGCGTTGGATCAGCGGCCCGGCGACCAGCGCAAAACATGCGACAACCGCCGCCATGCGCCACGCGCTCGGTGGCTGGGGTAGAGAACGTAGGGTGGGACCAGCGAGCTTGCGAGCGCCGGCCCACCGTTGGCGACGTCGATTACGGTGGGCCGGCGCTCGCAAGCTCGCTGGTCCCACCCTACGGCTGTGGCACATAAGCAAACAGCCGACACCGAGCCAAGTACCGCCTTTGACGAGAAACGCCAGCCACAAGCAAGCCAACGTGCCGGTCCGCAAAGCCGTAGCGACGCTGGGCCATGCAAGGCGGTCGAGTCGCTGCAGCAGCCATAGTACCGGCACCGCCGACCAAAGCAGGACAGCCAGGTGCAGGTCGCTCTTCCACAGCCAACCCGCAACCACGATACACGCCAGCGCACCGCAGCGCACGAACTGCCGCACACGGTAGCTCGCCGCAACGTGCGAATGCGACGCCAAGACGTAAACCAGAATCAGACCGCTGGCAATAAACACCTTGTGCGCGGCGGGCACGTAGATGAGTTGCTTGGAGAGCATCAGCGTTCGCAGCAAGCAGAACAGCGACAAGCCGGCCAAGAGCACGTCGATCGACCACACGCGTCGCCCACGGGCCAACAAGCCGATCAGCACCGCCGGGTAGGCGATGACCGCCAGGTTGATGAACCTGCCCGGCATCGCCATCATTACGGCCAGGGGCAGCCAGCGCGAGAAGTGCGTGAGCGCACAGAGCGACAGGCTTCCCAATGCGGAAATGAGCAGGATGCGCAGCAGGAGCCGCGACTCGCGCGGCAGCTTCTCGGCGAACCACGCCTGCACAACCGCACAAAGCATCAGCAACGCCCAACCAAATTGGCAATCGACGCTGCCCAGCGGAAACGGTACGCGGTGGTTGTCCCAGCCTTCGACGAACGCGGCCAGGAGTTGTTTCGATTGCACCGGGTCGGCCGCGGGCAGTCCGCGGGCGAGAAACTGTTGCACGCAGAAGCTGACGGCGGTGACCACGAGCCCGGCCGCGAACCAGCGGCCGTGGCGAGCGGCCGGCGTCAGCGTGCCGGTGGTTTCCCTTTCCAATTGCGGGCGGCGGACCGCGGACTCGATGCCGGCAATGGTACTACCGGGAGGCTCACGCCTCCCGCTCGCCACGGCCGATCGCCAACTCCAAAGCATCGCCACTGCCGTCGTCAGCACGCACCATCCGCCCAGCGCCGGGTGTACGGCGGGTGCGAGACCGCACAGCAGAGCGGCGGCGCGCCGCAGGCCAAGCCCCCACAGCGACCAGACGAAGAGTGTGCAAGCCGTGCCCGTCACGCCGTAGCTGGTCCAATACTCGTCGGGCACGATGAACAGCGGATAAACCGCGCCGCACCCTTTGCAGACGTTGGTCGCCAGATAGAGCATGGGCACCATGCAGGCCACCAGCCGGTCGCGGCTGAAGGCGTAGGTGATCAGCCCCAGCGCCTGCTCCACGAGCACCGAAGCCGCACAGGCGATAAGCATCGAGAGCACGCGTTCCGAAACTCCGCACGCCAGCAACAGGGCCGGCAACTGGTGCAGCAGCGTCCAGGCTTTGATGTGGTACATGTAGAACGGGTTGTTGGCCGGATACTCGACCACGCCGGCCACCACTTGCGCGCTTTCCACGGCGATTTGCCAGCCACAGGTCAGCCCGAAGTACAGCCCGCAGACAGCGCCGACGAACAACACCGACGCCACGTCGCCATAGTCAACGGACGGCTTCGCGCGGCGGTTCGAATCGGCCGCCAGCCAGCGGGCCTTTCGCGCGCTTGGTCGCAATGGGCGCGCAGGCGAGCGCCGTCCGAG
Encoded proteins:
- a CDS encoding YCF48-related protein, giving the protein MDGQLGRRFFVLCCRVSLGACLFACAAGPAGASDQPPPWLREMQEDAELTDVAFVDAQHGWAAGDRGVIWATIDGGKHWRAQSTGLACRLTSIHFLNAESGWAAGGWFHPYTHTSRGVLLRTRDGGRTWAQDKGLMLPSLKRVKFFSGNVGWACGEPSALFPSGVFVTDNGGRTWDPMLGMDGPGWLAADFVDPHNGAAAGRAGTLAAVRRRALQPARTPGFGLRGLNRLKFSGEKEGWLVGDGGLVLTTADLGASWQLPAGDPAAEIGADFDWHALEIRGSRLWIAGSPGSKVLTSPDGGKTWQAFDTGQTLPLRALAFSDNLHGWAVGALGTILGTIDGGRTWQRQHSGGTRAAWLALYGRAEDVPLELAARLSGNEGYLGAVQLLMRSDADAGSASQSLTERSHAALVEAGASHAQTAWNFPSSPPEIARTAEQIVESWNRLNDGDGIDRVQAQVVEQIRCWRPEIVVTHAASLKGERPAAHLMNQIVLGAVEQAADPTCFPEQIGQMGLPAWQVRKVFGSLPDGQIGDLNLSTSQLAQRLGESLADRAMTPRGLIFERYAAVPANLGFRLYVDTLPQRVGEHDFFSGIALHPGGDARRMISEFSTQGIDLLRRMSQKQRNVQAMITRSERGQLDSARYLAEINDLTSGLDATRAGNVVYQLAEHYRQSGKWGLAAETFALLAQQHPDHPLSEAALVWLVRYWSSGEVAWHLRRAAQASGRQATDAQVAGQVTMFPPATALGQVLPGRNQVASQTDSGQMRGRALVIDNTLESDWAARAAALGKLLEQRSPATFAEPTVRFALASAHRKQGMTKPAERYYDDVTRLRAHDAWWACAAGEHWLNDPKDQPPKSVLRAASGAKPRLDGQLDDDIWQHAQRVDLKGPLPEDVDCPAKAMLAYDGEFLYLAVECRQAPGVAYAPSESPRPRDPNLDGQDRVDFYFDLDRDWSTWFRLSVDHRGWTGEACWDDARWNPEWFVAAGHHEETWTVEAAIAWAELVPQPPHAREAWALGIQRTIPGVGLQSWTTPAAAAVVPEGFGYLIFD
- a CDS encoding PQQ-binding-like beta-propeller repeat protein, whose protein sequence is MSANLIRSFWWAVLAAGVGSSALRADDWPQWRGPTRDGVWHETGLVEKFDASHIKPRWRVPISSGYSGPTVADGRVFVTDRVAEPKQIERVHCFDWKTGEKIWSHAYDCEYRDVGYTAGPRAAVAIDEGRVYSLGAMGHFFCFDAASGKILWKLDLDREYRIRMPIWGLAASPLIENDLVILQVGGENACLVALDKVTGKKRWRAMQDDASYAAPIVIEQAGRRVLVCWTGQHVAGLDPPTGKVLWAYPFPPSKMVLAISTPVVEGDHLFVTAFYDGSLMLRLDEKKPAVEKIWRRVGLSEQHTDSLQSLIGTPYMKDNFVYGVDSYGELRCLEGDTGDRLWESLDPIPPEFQDNPRLRRWFNIHMVENHGKIWMFTERGELLITKLSPKGYEEISRAKLIEPTREQLNERGGVCWSHPAFAYRHVFARNDEELLAADLSAESR
- a CDS encoding alpha/beta hydrolase, translated to MPTPFHRRDVRFESQGLSCAAWYYVPADLAPGERRAAIVMAHGWSGVKEMCLANFADAFAAAGFVVLVFDYRYLGGSQGEPRGQILPDEQRRDYQNAITWVASQPEVDPERIGLFGTSYSGGHVLVVAAEDRRVKAVVAHVPAVGVRSTTLRWLRRGMFSEVWHAARLIVRQLLLPGQTLMIPVVSAGGGPATLPGKEAWQWKQRTAKLAPAWKNEVTVRSVIAGLRDSVRPVIPRIAPTPLLMVVASRDHYCFTDEQLRAFATAGEPKKLLQVEGGHFDFYEEPGLAQVLPAQVEWFTRHLPAKTTRHPDEP
- the pyrE gene encoding orotate phosphoribosyltransferase, coding for MYDKQALMTLVRDKALKFGDFTLASGKKASYYLDGKQVTLDAAGARLVGEGILDLLAGDLPAAVGGMSIGADPITAAVVTIAGVRGLPLAGFLVRKEAKGHGTQRFIEGPVQPGDRVAIVEDVVTTGGSSLLAIERAEEFGLVVTRVIAIIDRMEAGAAAFAKRGYLFSSLLTIEDFGISPP
- a CDS encoding glycosyltransferase family 39 protein, encoding MESSLAAVADNDSRHSAWSAPPAVKLVARLAISLAIAAAIVHETCLIFDLTRRTYGEGPILAMCERMRAEPVSASWMRELPYGLSCYGPAYYWVTNLVVRLSGWQHSFIPGRIVALACGLATAALAGLTARRHTRSSEIGLLAASMFLVSLPFVDWLPFARVDTLAVMFSAAAYWAVGRDVRSIVVAAVCVAAGSLAKPTAALTAVPIFAHLLATRRYREAAWFAAWVVSLGVAAWAAVQWATGGFFLTAVLLGNINPMSLWKGYATSYEFLPTPLATGAFLTATWLVLSSPRRFMQSLFSLGFAINFAISALLCAKRGAEINYFLEPALLASLAIAVDGLPRLLELDARRAMAAMAVLAALIAVPSAREVRAVYRSLPARPTWFALVRQWLADEPADVGLLADAKVIDMVLEAGHRPLVNDPYLYTMMVGNGTLESSPLMERMRDGRIKWLFFHRTLPYHLGTIERDTHSWPPEVIEALPRFYEPVAEEQGLYIYRHRKYGRQLASSPAAREF